The following coding sequences are from one Microbacterium wangchenii window:
- a CDS encoding succinate dehydrogenase hydrophobic membrane anchor subunit, with protein MTAQLASTIPAPRTRNKGSNLEKWGWVYMRASGVLLIVLIFGHLFVNLMTGDGIHQIDFAFVVGKFASPFWQWWDVLMLWLALIHGANGMRTIVNDYVTSPTVRRVLVWALWLSSGFLILLGTLVVFTFDPCIGVTESSSLWAMCQGA; from the coding sequence ATGACCGCTCAGCTGGCCTCGACCATCCCCGCACCGCGCACGCGCAACAAGGGCTCGAACCTGGAGAAGTGGGGCTGGGTCTACATGCGCGCCTCCGGCGTGCTGCTGATCGTCCTCATCTTCGGTCACCTGTTCGTCAACCTCATGACCGGTGACGGCATCCACCAGATCGACTTCGCCTTCGTCGTCGGCAAGTTCGCCTCGCCGTTCTGGCAGTGGTGGGATGTGCTGATGCTGTGGCTGGCCCTCATCCACGGCGCCAACGGCATGCGCACGATCGTCAACGACTACGTCACCTCCCCCACCGTCCGCCGCGTGCTCGTGTGGGCGCTGTGGCTGTCGTCCGGATTCCTGATCCTGCTCGGCACGCTCGTGGTCTTCACCTTCGACCCCTGCATCGGCGTCACCGAGTCCAGCTCCCTGTGGGCCATGTGCCAGGGCGCCTGA
- the sdhC gene encoding succinate dehydrogenase, cytochrome b556 subunit, producing MPEPARVTLSVAETTSKVPRGTLYRGREGMWSWVLHRITGVAIFFFLLVHILDTALIRVSPEAYDAVIGTYKNPIMGIGEVALVGAIAYHAFNGLRIILVDFWGWATRHQRQLWWIVLGVWLVTMLAFTPRHLINVFADFGGAH from the coding sequence GTGCCTGAACCAGCGCGCGTGACGCTATCGGTGGCCGAGACCACCTCGAAGGTTCCGCGGGGCACTCTGTACCGCGGCCGAGAAGGCATGTGGTCGTGGGTCCTGCACCGCATCACCGGCGTCGCCATCTTCTTCTTCCTCCTCGTGCACATCCTGGACACGGCGCTCATCCGCGTCTCCCCCGAGGCGTACGACGCGGTCATCGGAACGTACAAGAACCCGATCATGGGCATCGGCGAGGTCGCCCTCGTCGGGGCGATCGCGTACCACGCGTTCAACGGCCTGCGCATCATCCTGGTGGACTTCTGGGGCTGGGCGACCCGCCACCAGCGCCAGCTGTGGTGGATCGTGCTGGGCGTGTGGCTCGTCACGATGCTCGCCTTCACGCCGCGTCACCTGATCAACGTGTTCGCCGACTTCGGAGGGGCGCACTGA
- a CDS encoding mannose-1-phosphate guanylyltransferase — protein MPQQPIDDFYAVIPAGGIGSRLWPLSRAEAPKFLHDLTGSGQTLLRDTWNRLEPLAGPDRIAVVTGRAHRAAVERELPGIPDHNVFLESEPRDSSAAIGLAAAILHRREPDVIIGSFAADHVIRGTRTFEFAVQQAVAVARAGYICTIGIQPTEPSVGFGYIRKDGELDVDGAPEAALVERFVEKPDLETARTYYADRAYLWNAGMFISRADVLLAELAANEPELHAGLLELAEAWDDRERRGPVVDRVWPDLKKIAIDYAVAEPSAEKGRLAVIPGHFDWDDVGDFASLAKLNSHGGKNELAILGSHARVLADASSGIVVSQTERIISLIGVQDIVVVDTADALLVTTSEHAQRVKGVVDALKLTGRGDVL, from the coding sequence ATGCCTCAGCAGCCCATCGACGACTTCTACGCCGTGATTCCCGCCGGAGGGATCGGCAGCCGCCTGTGGCCGCTGTCGCGAGCCGAGGCCCCGAAGTTCCTGCACGACCTGACCGGGTCGGGCCAGACGCTCCTGCGCGACACGTGGAACCGCCTGGAGCCGCTGGCCGGCCCCGACCGGATCGCCGTGGTCACCGGGCGTGCCCACCGCGCCGCCGTGGAGCGCGAACTGCCCGGCATCCCCGACCACAACGTGTTCCTCGAATCCGAGCCGCGCGACTCGTCGGCGGCCATCGGGCTGGCCGCGGCGATCCTGCATCGCCGTGAGCCGGACGTGATCATCGGATCCTTCGCCGCAGACCACGTCATCCGCGGGACGCGCACCTTCGAGTTCGCCGTCCAGCAGGCCGTCGCCGTGGCCCGCGCGGGATACATCTGCACGATCGGCATCCAGCCCACCGAGCCCTCCGTCGGCTTCGGCTACATCCGCAAGGACGGTGAGCTGGACGTCGACGGAGCGCCCGAGGCGGCGCTGGTCGAGCGGTTCGTGGAGAAGCCCGACCTGGAGACCGCGCGCACCTACTACGCCGACCGTGCGTACCTGTGGAATGCCGGCATGTTCATCAGCCGCGCCGACGTGCTCCTGGCGGAGCTGGCCGCCAACGAGCCCGAGCTGCACGCGGGTCTCCTCGAGCTCGCCGAGGCCTGGGACGACCGCGAGCGCCGCGGTCCGGTGGTCGATCGGGTGTGGCCGGATCTGAAGAAGATCGCGATCGACTACGCCGTCGCCGAGCCGTCGGCCGAGAAAGGCCGCCTCGCGGTCATCCCCGGTCACTTCGACTGGGACGACGTGGGCGATTTCGCGAGCCTGGCCAAGCTCAACTCCCACGGCGGCAAGAACGAGCTGGCGATCCTGGGCAGCCACGCGCGGGTGCTCGCCGATGCCTCCAGCGGCATCGTGGTGTCGCAGACCGAACGCATCATCAGCCTCATCGGCGTGCAGGACATCGTCGTGGTCGACACCGCCGACGCGCTCCTGGTCACCACGAGCGAGCACGCGCAGCGGGTCAAGGGCGTCGTCGACGCGCTGAAGCTCACCGGCCGCGGTGACGTGCTCTGA